From one Zhongshania sp. R06B22 genomic stretch:
- a CDS encoding oligosaccharide flippase family protein, translating to MTEHIGFLRNLSWIAAGEMMVRVSRLITTLVLARYLSLNDYGLAALAIATAEIVRVLASNGIGNLIVKAENHKLAVVSATVFWLNLALGLVMFALQYSLSPHIAALYNAPVLSDLLRALSVTHLIYPFAMVQFNLLQRSNRMKEAGLIMGLTVTADNLIAAGLAIAGFGVWSVIWPKIGAALVWVIVINRQVTWQPRWQLALSELKSMRRYSGGVLMAECLRNGRNQIDLFILGRVLSPDLFGLYAFARNAGLGISLSLTQGFNTALLPKLCEAQRSGENLVKSYISALKTGMTFIAPIILLQAVLAPIYVPLLFGEQWADASLLISCLCLSAIPRMIFESGSMFFRAGNDLRKENILAITFTSVFCVAIVFAAQWGALTVTMTMIALYLLAAIVLIEGLVSKDYNSHRALA from the coding sequence ATGACTGAACATATCGGATTCCTAAGAAACCTTAGCTGGATCGCCGCTGGTGAAATGATGGTGAGAGTATCGCGTCTAATTACTACCTTAGTATTGGCCCGCTACTTAAGCCTTAATGATTACGGGCTAGCGGCCTTAGCGATAGCAACAGCTGAAATAGTCCGCGTTCTCGCTAGCAACGGTATTGGTAATTTAATCGTCAAAGCCGAAAACCACAAACTGGCCGTGGTGAGTGCCACCGTATTTTGGCTAAATTTGGCCTTAGGGCTAGTAATGTTTGCATTGCAGTACTCCCTTTCACCGCATATCGCCGCTCTATACAACGCACCCGTGCTGTCAGACCTTCTTCGAGCTCTCTCTGTCACGCACCTAATTTATCCTTTTGCCATGGTGCAATTCAATCTACTACAGCGCAGCAATCGCATGAAGGAAGCCGGGCTAATAATGGGCCTGACAGTAACTGCTGACAATCTCATTGCTGCTGGCCTCGCGATTGCAGGCTTCGGTGTATGGTCGGTTATTTGGCCAAAAATCGGTGCAGCCTTAGTCTGGGTGATCGTTATAAACCGACAAGTAACTTGGCAACCACGCTGGCAGCTTGCTCTCTCTGAACTTAAATCTATGCGCCGCTATTCTGGAGGCGTATTAATGGCTGAATGCCTACGAAACGGACGCAATCAAATTGACCTATTCATATTGGGACGAGTACTGAGTCCGGATCTATTTGGGCTATATGCCTTTGCAAGAAATGCTGGACTAGGCATTAGCTTGTCACTAACACAGGGATTTAATACTGCATTACTCCCTAAGCTATGCGAAGCACAGCGCTCAGGAGAAAACCTTGTTAAGAGCTATATCAGCGCGCTAAAAACCGGGATGACTTTCATCGCGCCAATTATCTTATTGCAAGCCGTCCTAGCCCCCATATATGTACCGTTACTATTTGGCGAACAGTGGGCCGATGCCAGCTTACTGATCAGCTGCCTTTGCCTGTCGGCAATACCACGCATGATATTTGAATCGGGCAGTATGTTTTTCAGGGCGGGCAATGATTTAAGAAAAGAAAATATATTAGCCATCACTTTCACCTCAGTATTCTGTGTGGCTATTGTCTTCGCGGCGCAATGGGGTGCACTGACAGTCACGATGACAATGATTGCCCTCTACCTGCTTGCCGCTATCGTATTAATAGAAGGTCTCGTTTCAAAAGATTACAACAGCCACAGAGCTCTGGCGTAG
- a CDS encoding cytochrome P450: protein MSNNAMSSTETDIELLVRNMLSPECISNPYPVYKQLRAHPPVNGLLDYPPGTVPGVDTPYPAWVVTRYEDVDYVLRNPEIFSSEDPMQANSSAPSLMLVNHDRPRHTALRNLAKMAFTPKRIHDDIVDRLRADIIKIVDASLNTKMDFMVEVAGVIPAMVMTYLMGLPREDYKLLVRWANAFMVSSDFTPAERQACNEELFHYFVDKVEKRYADIAAGLEVSDDLMTAFINAEYQGDILSKEEVTLFCITLVVAGAETTTYFIGNLMGVMLEDPSWFSKLNEDRGLIRPFMEECLRRDGPPQRLFRLVLKDCEISGQEIKAGDWVAFFMASANHDESIFPEPENFIIGRKNITKHITFGRGIHHCLGAPLARVEAEIMLNVILDKCAGVDGSLADSRRQSGGLLAYGFSTLPLELIAKQA, encoded by the coding sequence ATGAGTAATAACGCTATGAGTAGTACAGAGACGGATATCGAACTCCTTGTTAGAAATATGTTATCGCCGGAATGTATCAGTAATCCCTACCCGGTTTATAAGCAGTTACGTGCTCACCCGCCTGTAAATGGCTTGCTAGATTATCCGCCCGGCACAGTGCCTGGTGTTGATACGCCTTATCCAGCATGGGTCGTAACACGCTATGAAGATGTTGACTACGTACTGCGTAATCCCGAAATATTTTCATCGGAAGATCCGATGCAAGCCAATTCAAGTGCGCCTAGCTTGATGTTGGTAAACCATGATCGTCCGCGTCATACCGCGCTTAGAAATTTAGCAAAAATGGCTTTTACGCCTAAGCGAATTCACGATGACATTGTTGATCGCCTGCGTGCAGACATTATCAAAATTGTCGATGCGTCCTTGAATACCAAGATGGACTTTATGGTGGAAGTGGCTGGGGTTATTCCCGCCATGGTAATGACTTACCTGATGGGCTTGCCCCGCGAAGACTATAAGCTTCTTGTGCGCTGGGCGAATGCTTTCATGGTGTCATCGGACTTCACGCCAGCAGAGCGTCAGGCCTGCAATGAAGAACTATTTCACTACTTTGTCGATAAAGTTGAAAAGCGCTACGCAGACATTGCGGCAGGTCTAGAGGTCTCTGATGATCTTATGACGGCATTCATTAACGCTGAATACCAAGGCGATATTCTTTCTAAAGAAGAGGTGACTTTATTCTGTATCACCTTGGTAGTTGCCGGTGCCGAGACCACTACCTATTTCATTGGTAACTTGATGGGTGTGATGCTGGAAGATCCATCATGGTTTTCAAAGCTAAATGAAGATCGCGGTTTGATACGACCATTCATGGAGGAGTGTCTTCGTAGAGATGGGCCTCCACAGCGTCTTTTTCGTCTGGTTCTAAAGGATTGTGAAATTTCAGGTCAAGAAATAAAAGCTGGAGATTGGGTTGCGTTTTTCATGGCCTCAGCCAATCACGATGAAAGCATCTTTCCGGAACCGGAAAATTTCATTATTGGCCGGAAAAATATTACCAAGCACATCACCTTTGGTCGCGGTATTCACCATTGTCTAGGCGCTCCTCTGGCCCGTGTGGAAGCTGAAATAATGTTGAATGTCATTCTTGATAAATGTGCTGGCGTCGATGGCAGTCTGGCCGACTCTCGTCGCCAGTCAGGTGGATTACTTGCCTATGGGTTTAGCACATTGCCACTAGAGCTTATTGCCAAGCAGGCATAG
- a CDS encoding aldehyde dehydrogenase family protein: MSIHLERQLDTLRSAYQLERFPSLAIRLDRLGRVKAMLSENETAWCEALSHDFGYRSVDQSSFADITTTIKSVNHALKNLKFWMKAERRTPDLSLRMSGAKTYVEAFPKGVVGIVSPWNFPINLALSPLVSVLAAGNRAFIKPSEATPATSALLESLIAKYFSEGEVSVACGDVDVAQAFVKLPFDHIIYTGGETVARHIMRDAADHLVPLTLELGGKSPVIVSNSADLTLTAKRVAFGKYFNAGQICIAPDYLLIAPDRLESFLAELKTAVEIIDSSQGSADSVAVVNDRHRQRLDNLVSEAESQGGRIIRFSGTNKSAYQLSVLIDPSDDAGINCAEIFGPVLLIKTIGDLSEQITYINKSSHPLVIYYFGRSEAEFRRVACETSSGGLVKNDVIFQYANDDLPFGGVGGSGMGKYRGEYGFKEFSNNRAVYKSGFIDVSGFVTPPYSGMFRMVNKLMRKI, translated from the coding sequence GTGAGTATTCATCTTGAGCGCCAATTAGATACTTTGCGCAGTGCCTACCAGCTGGAGCGTTTTCCTTCGCTTGCCATAAGGTTGGATCGCCTAGGTCGTGTTAAAGCTATGCTGTCTGAGAATGAAACTGCATGGTGCGAGGCTTTATCACATGATTTTGGCTATCGCTCAGTAGATCAGAGCTCCTTTGCCGACATCACTACGACTATTAAGTCAGTAAATCATGCCTTAAAGAATTTAAAGTTCTGGATGAAAGCGGAGCGTCGCACACCCGATTTAAGTTTGAGAATGAGTGGTGCCAAGACCTATGTTGAGGCCTTTCCAAAAGGTGTTGTGGGTATTGTAAGTCCATGGAACTTCCCTATAAATTTGGCGCTTTCGCCCTTGGTTTCGGTACTTGCGGCAGGTAACCGCGCGTTTATAAAGCCTTCAGAGGCAACACCAGCAACATCGGCGTTACTGGAAAGCTTAATCGCCAAATATTTTTCCGAGGGTGAAGTGTCGGTAGCCTGTGGTGACGTCGACGTTGCTCAGGCCTTCGTTAAACTCCCGTTTGATCATATTATTTACACCGGCGGCGAAACGGTCGCCCGCCATATTATGCGTGATGCGGCTGACCACCTTGTTCCACTTACCCTTGAGTTAGGTGGCAAATCGCCGGTTATTGTTAGTAATTCGGCGGATCTAACATTGACCGCGAAGCGTGTTGCCTTTGGTAAGTACTTTAATGCCGGACAAATCTGTATTGCCCCTGATTATCTTTTAATCGCGCCGGACAGATTAGAGTCATTTCTAGCGGAATTAAAAACTGCCGTTGAAATTATCGATTCTTCACAAGGCTCTGCTGATTCAGTCGCCGTTGTTAACGACCGGCACAGACAGCGTTTAGATAATTTGGTGTCTGAGGCCGAGAGTCAGGGCGGACGTATTATTAGATTTTCAGGGACCAATAAATCGGCTTACCAATTATCCGTTTTAATTGACCCCTCCGACGATGCCGGGATTAATTGCGCCGAGATATTCGGGCCAGTATTACTTATTAAAACGATTGGCGATCTTAGCGAACAAATCACCTATATCAACAAATCCTCCCATCCCTTAGTTATTTATTACTTTGGTCGCAGCGAAGCTGAATTTAGACGCGTTGCGTGTGAAACCAGTTCGGGCGGCCTCGTTAAGAACGACGTGATTTTTCAGTATGCCAACGATGATCTGCCATTTGGCGGCGTTGGCGGCAGCGGTATGGGTAAGTATCGCGGTGAGTACGGTTTCAAAGAGTTTTCAAATAATAGGGCGGTGTATAAATCTGGATTTATCGATGTATCCGGATTTGTCACACCGCCATATTCAGGCATGTTCAGAATGGTTAATAAATTGATGAGGAAGATATGA
- a CDS encoding winged helix DNA-binding protein, translating into MNNRWKKHDDVPVNQETAPNMFLDYFYPIHFSIGMKIEAGLMECGRLDRHQTVIMWILRSETARSGEKAISRKDIVRLMTNWYDITSSSVSKALRALSKAPLNYIELEEDPNSGREKLITLTPAGQQHCNEMIASACNVIKRITENFSDDENKMGVYMFMRMDDEFSKIRS; encoded by the coding sequence TTGAATAACCGCTGGAAAAAACACGACGACGTGCCCGTCAATCAAGAAACCGCACCAAATATGTTTTTGGACTATTTTTATCCCATTCATTTTTCTATTGGGATGAAGATTGAAGCCGGATTGATGGAGTGCGGCCGTTTAGATCGCCACCAAACTGTGATCATGTGGATACTTCGCTCAGAAACAGCTCGCAGCGGTGAGAAGGCTATCAGCCGCAAAGACATTGTGAGATTAATGACAAACTGGTATGACATCACTAGCAGCAGTGTTTCCAAAGCCTTACGCGCACTTTCCAAAGCCCCACTGAACTATATAGAGCTGGAAGAAGACCCAAATTCAGGACGTGAAAAACTCATCACACTCACCCCAGCAGGGCAGCAACACTGCAATGAAATGATCGCGAGTGCCTGCAATGTGATTAAACGTATTACTGAGAATTTTTCTGACGACGAAAATAAAATGGGCGTCTATATGTTTATGCGTATGGATGACGAATTTTCGAAAATCAGGAGCTGA